In Sphingobium sp. B2D3C, a genomic segment contains:
- a CDS encoding superoxide dismutase family protein gives MTARIYAVAAIATLGLAACSSPDHTQNNAVPANNVADNAMMGSATGNMAAGESATATLQTAQGAPAGTATIRAMDGGLQIMLALQGLPSGSKGVHVHMTGKCDAPDFTTAGGHWNPASTKHGLENPQGQHAGDMPNIDIGEDGRGTLEYTLKGATMAGLMDTDGSAIVVHEGTDDQRTDPSGDSGGRIACGVFQAGA, from the coding sequence GTGACTGCAAGGATTTACGCCGTGGCCGCAATCGCCACGCTGGGTTTGGCAGCCTGTAGCAGCCCCGATCACACGCAGAACAACGCCGTGCCTGCCAATAATGTTGCCGACAATGCCATGATGGGCAGTGCCACGGGCAACATGGCGGCCGGCGAAAGCGCCACCGCGACCCTGCAGACGGCGCAGGGCGCGCCGGCCGGCACCGCGACCATCCGCGCCATGGATGGCGGCTTGCAGATCATGCTCGCCCTGCAGGGCCTCCCCTCGGGGAGCAAGGGCGTCCATGTGCATATGACCGGCAAGTGCGATGCGCCCGACTTCACCACGGCGGGTGGCCACTGGAATCCTGCCAGCACCAAACATGGTCTTGAGAACCCGCAGGGTCAGCATGCCGGCGACATGCCGAACATCGACATTGGCGAGGATGGCCGGGGTACGCTCGAATACACGCTCAAGGGCGCCACGATGGCCGGCTTGATGGATACCGATGGCTCGGCCATCGTCGTGCATGAAGGCACGGACGACCAGCGCACCGATCCGTCTGGCGATAGCGGCGGGCGCATTGCCTGCGGCGTCTTCCAAGCGGGCGCCTGA
- a CDS encoding PAS domain-containing protein: MAISDIIDASSTAAVISNPRLPDNPIIACNEAFLRLTGYSRAEILGRNCRFLHGAETEAASSELLRSAIRQKKPAIVEITNYRKDGSPFRNAVMIAPMFDSDGGLEYFLGSQVEVAAVASAGPDSRKGMATARVSALTERQRRILVLMSAGKLNKQIAFDLGLSERTVKMHRAALFQALGVRTGADAIRLAVEAGY; encoded by the coding sequence ATGGCGATAAGCGACATCATCGATGCCAGTTCGACCGCAGCGGTGATCAGCAATCCCCGGCTGCCCGATAATCCCATCATCGCCTGCAATGAGGCGTTTCTGCGTCTTACCGGCTATAGCCGCGCGGAAATTCTCGGGCGGAATTGCCGCTTCCTGCACGGGGCCGAAACGGAAGCCGCATCGAGCGAATTGCTGCGCTCGGCTATCCGGCAGAAGAAGCCGGCCATTGTGGAGATCACCAATTATCGCAAGGATGGCTCGCCGTTCCGAAACGCGGTGATGATCGCGCCGATGTTCGATAGCGATGGCGGGCTTGAGTATTTTCTGGGGTCTCAGGTCGAGGTTGCGGCCGTGGCATCCGCCGGGCCGGACAGCCGCAAGGGCATGGCCACCGCGCGCGTCTCAGCCCTCACAGAACGGCAAAGACGAATCCTGGTGCTGATGTCGGCGGGCAAGCTCAACAAGCAGATCGCATTCGACTTGGGGCTGAGTGAGCGGACCGTGAAAATGCACCGCGCCGCGCTGTTTCAGGCGCTGGGCGTCCGAACCGGGGCGGATGCCATCCGGCTGGCTGTCGAAGCCGGTTACTGA
- a CDS encoding alpha/beta hydrolase codes for MAKEDGALDRRGFLAAAGIAAAVVGVASAPMAAAQPPVGMPPRVIPPSWTAAPTIDLWTGAPPENGFSARPLPMDKAPPVFMHNVDKPYLRVFRPAKSNGRAVLVIPGGAYIFISIDNEGAEVGQALAAQGYTVFVLVHRLPGEGWTNRSDVPLQDAQRAMRLIKSMAGTYGIDPNQVSVLGFSAGGHLAATLVTDFAQPVYAPRDAIDRLDARPRTAGLIYPVISMRMPDTHADSRKYLLGEKPDPALVARRSPAAHVGSQTPPTFLMHALDDPAVPPSNSLEMLQALRVAGRPVEAHFFEEGGHGFGLGWPQLPVRQWLGLFVAFLDRHARPEG; via the coding sequence ATGGCAAAGGAAGACGGCGCACTGGATCGCAGGGGCTTTCTGGCGGCAGCGGGCATCGCGGCCGCTGTGGTCGGCGTAGCAAGCGCGCCGATGGCCGCTGCCCAGCCGCCGGTTGGGATGCCGCCTCGCGTCATTCCGCCTTCCTGGACTGCCGCGCCGACCATCGACCTGTGGACGGGCGCGCCGCCCGAGAACGGCTTTTCTGCACGTCCTCTGCCGATGGACAAGGCGCCGCCGGTCTTCATGCACAATGTCGACAAGCCCTATCTGCGCGTCTTCCGCCCGGCCAAGTCCAATGGCCGTGCGGTGCTGGTCATTCCCGGCGGTGCCTACATCTTCATTTCCATCGACAACGAAGGGGCGGAGGTCGGGCAGGCGCTTGCAGCGCAGGGCTATACCGTCTTCGTCCTCGTCCACCGGCTGCCGGGGGAGGGCTGGACCAACCGGTCCGACGTGCCGCTGCAGGATGCGCAGCGCGCCATGCGGCTCATCAAGTCGATGGCCGGGACCTATGGCATCGATCCTAATCAGGTGTCGGTGCTCGGCTTCTCGGCCGGCGGGCATCTGGCGGCGACCCTGGTCACCGATTTCGCGCAGCCGGTTTACGCCCCGCGCGATGCCATCGACCGGCTCGACGCGAGGCCGCGCACTGCCGGGCTGATCTATCCGGTCATCAGCATGCGCATGCCGGATACCCACGCGGATTCGCGCAAATATCTGCTGGGTGAGAAGCCCGATCCCGCACTGGTCGCCCGGCGCTCGCCGGCCGCCCATGTCGGGTCGCAGACGCCGCCCACGTTCTTGATGCACGCGCTCGACGATCCGGCGGTGCCGCCGTCGAACAGTCTGGAGATGCTGCAGGCGCTGCGTGTCGCGGGGCGGCCGGTGGAGGCGCATTTCTTCGAGGAAGGCGGCCACGGTTTCGGGCTGGGCTGGCCGCAACTGCCGGTCCGCCAGTGGCTGGGGCTTTTCGTGGCCTTTCTGGATCGGCACGCCCGGCCGGAGGGCTGA
- a CDS encoding MFS transporter: protein MTERPHIQPSNASALLKWLVFLMFAMFAMTTDSVGTVIPQIIREFNLGMTAAGSFQYATMSGIAISAISLGFLADRIGRKATILIGLTLFGLSSIAFAAGHDFLFFVALLFISGIGIGIFKAGALALIGDISRSTREHSTIMNLVEGFFGAGAIVGPAVVAWSLQEGLSWKWVYFLAAGICALLVLGAFGARFPTPVRADEKPADPRDAARMMTDPTAMFFATALMLYVGAEAAIYVWTPTFLASYEGSNAWLAVYAVSIFFVLRAAGRFLGVWLLARYDWTAVLAVCTVAMTILFWIAVLGDRGVAIYALPATGLFMSVLYPTINSTGISCFEKARHGSVAGLLLFFTCLSAVIAPLAMALIGDGLGDARYSIALGALMATGLAIQCIWNWRKQPFASRLAERNSADYRKEVIIGDTGPTA, encoded by the coding sequence GTGACGGAACGCCCCCACATCCAGCCGAGCAACGCATCGGCCCTGCTGAAATGGCTGGTCTTCCTGATGTTCGCGATGTTCGCGATGACCACCGATTCGGTCGGTACAGTAATTCCGCAGATTATCCGCGAGTTCAATCTGGGCATGACGGCTGCCGGATCGTTCCAATATGCGACGATGTCCGGCATCGCTATTTCGGCCATTTCGCTCGGCTTTCTGGCAGACCGCATCGGCCGTAAGGCGACGATCCTGATCGGCCTGACGCTCTTTGGCCTCAGTTCAATCGCCTTCGCAGCCGGACACGACTTCCTGTTTTTCGTCGCCTTGCTGTTCATATCCGGCATCGGCATCGGCATCTTCAAGGCCGGCGCGCTCGCGCTGATCGGCGACATCTCCCGCTCGACGCGCGAGCATTCGACGATCATGAATCTGGTCGAAGGCTTCTTCGGCGCCGGCGCGATTGTCGGCCCGGCCGTCGTCGCCTGGTCGCTGCAGGAAGGGTTGAGCTGGAAGTGGGTCTACTTCCTCGCCGCCGGCATCTGCGCCCTGCTCGTGCTGGGCGCATTCGGCGCGCGCTTCCCGACCCCGGTGCGGGCCGATGAAAAGCCTGCCGATCCGCGCGATGCTGCCCGGATGATGACCGATCCCACCGCCATGTTCTTCGCCACCGCCCTGATGCTGTATGTCGGCGCGGAAGCCGCCATCTACGTGTGGACGCCGACATTCCTCGCCAGTTACGAGGGCTCGAACGCGTGGCTCGCGGTCTATGCCGTCTCGATCTTCTTCGTGCTGCGGGCTGCCGGGCGTTTCCTCGGCGTGTGGCTGCTGGCCCGTTATGACTGGACCGCTGTGCTCGCCGTGTGCACCGTCGCAATGACGATCCTGTTCTGGATCGCCGTGCTGGGGGATCGGGGCGTCGCCATCTACGCCCTGCCAGCCACCGGCCTGTTCATGTCCGTGCTTTACCCCACGATCAACTCGACCGGCATCAGCTGCTTCGAGAAAGCGCGGCACGGCTCGGTTGCAGGGCTGCTGCTGTTCTTCACCTGCCTCAGCGCAGTCATCGCCCCGCTTGCGATGGCGCTGATCGGCGACGGGCTGGGTGACGCGCGCTACAGCATCGCGCTCGGTGCGCTGATGGCGACCGGCCTTGCCATCCAGTGCATCTGGAACTGGCGCAAGCAGCCGTTTGCGAGCCGTCTCGCCGAGCGCAACAGCGCCGATTACCGCAAGGAAGTCATCATCGGCGACACCGGCCCGACCGCCTGA
- a CDS encoding LacI family DNA-binding transcriptional regulator: protein MKPKQVRTIYDLAELAGVSAATVSRALAGKAVVNSETAERIRKLAQQHGFQPSPLARNLRTRKTGAIGVVIPLGHERAQHISDPFFMTIIGFLADELTERGFDLMLSRVIPDRDDWLEGIIKTARVDGLIIIGQSDQSAVLNAAAGHYLPMVAWGAFTQGQSHCSVGTDNFLGGQMAMRHLIERGCKRVAFLGNPRAIEIAQRLQGARAVQQDHAADVMLTEVPTHLAPELSAPDINAYLDQVDQLPDGIFAASDMIALAAVQTVISRGMSIPDDVRIVGFDDLPIAQSIVPPLTTIHQDIASGATQMVDCLLKRIEGRQTGSIILNPALVVRGST, encoded by the coding sequence TTGAAACCCAAGCAGGTTCGGACAATCTACGATCTGGCAGAGCTCGCCGGTGTCTCCGCCGCGACCGTCTCCCGCGCGCTGGCCGGCAAGGCCGTGGTCAATTCCGAGACTGCCGAGCGCATCCGCAAGCTGGCGCAACAGCATGGTTTTCAGCCGAGCCCACTGGCCCGCAACCTGCGGACGCGCAAGACCGGGGCGATCGGCGTGGTCATCCCGCTCGGCCATGAGCGCGCCCAGCATATCTCCGACCCCTTCTTCATGACGATCATCGGTTTCCTGGCCGATGAACTCACCGAGCGCGGCTTTGACCTTATGCTCTCGCGTGTCATCCCGGACCGGGACGACTGGCTGGAGGGCATCATCAAGACCGCGCGAGTGGATGGCCTCATCATCATTGGCCAGTCCGACCAGTCCGCCGTGCTCAACGCCGCCGCCGGCCATTATCTGCCGATGGTCGCCTGGGGCGCATTCACCCAGGGCCAAAGCCATTGCTCGGTCGGCACCGACAATTTCCTCGGCGGCCAGATGGCGATGCGCCATTTGATCGAACGCGGGTGCAAGCGCGTGGCGTTCCTCGGCAATCCCCGCGCCATCGAGATCGCCCAGCGCTTGCAGGGCGCACGCGCGGTGCAGCAGGATCACGCTGCGGACGTGATGCTGACCGAAGTGCCGACCCACCTCGCGCCGGAGCTCAGTGCGCCGGACATCAACGCCTATCTCGATCAGGTCGATCAACTGCCTGACGGCATTTTCGCGGCCTCGGACATGATTGCCCTCGCCGCCGTCCAGACCGTCATCAGCCGGGGCATGTCGATCCCCGACGATGTGCGAATCGTCGGCTTCGATGACCTCCCGATTGCGCAAAGCATCGTGCCGCCGCTGACCACGATCCATCAGGATATTGCCAGCGGCGCCACGCAGATGGTCGATTGCCTGCTCAAGCGCATTGAGGGCCGGCAGACCGGCTCGATCATTCTCAACCCGGCTCTGGTGGTGCGCGGCTCCACCTGA
- a CDS encoding glycoside hydrolase family 68 protein: MNDISTTRWTVEQLNHLKLTPSCVAPLIGEADVARISDDVCVWDAWPILQRDGSPAPADLWMALASPWFADPDERHGHARIHLFERRGEDWRHYGPVMPDGFSPGSREWSGSAYLENDGRRLTLYFTAAGFRGESELSFEQRLFEVEADLVGKDGGWSVENCRNLRESFPRDPRFYADPLSAGGGLGTIKAFRDPGYLLDPVTGEHWLLFTGSLATSQSAYNGVIGAARAKPDALGQWEVTAPIISADGLNNELERPHIVLANGLYYLFWSTQTHVFNPEAPRAPTGLYGMVSGQITHGWKPLNGSGLVIANPPEAPRQAYSWLVLPDLSVTAFADDWGRGEAAEGAKRFAGTFAPFLRLALDGETTRIID, from the coding sequence ATGAACGATATCAGCACGACCCGCTGGACGGTCGAACAGCTTAATCACCTCAAACTGACCCCATCCTGCGTGGCGCCGCTCATCGGCGAGGCCGATGTGGCGCGTATCAGTGACGATGTGTGCGTGTGGGACGCCTGGCCCATCCTGCAGCGCGACGGTTCGCCGGCGCCGGCCGATCTTTGGATGGCGCTGGCCTCCCCCTGGTTTGCCGACCCTGATGAGCGTCACGGCCACGCCCGCATCCATTTATTCGAGCGACGGGGCGAGGATTGGCGGCATTATGGCCCGGTGATGCCGGACGGCTTTTCGCCCGGCAGCCGGGAATGGTCCGGCTCGGCCTATCTGGAGAATGACGGGCGCCGGTTGACGCTCTATTTCACCGCCGCCGGCTTTCGCGGTGAGAGCGAACTCAGCTTCGAGCAACGCCTGTTCGAGGTCGAGGCCGATCTGGTCGGCAAGGATGGCGGCTGGTCCGTCGAGAATTGCCGCAATCTGCGCGAATCCTTCCCGCGCGACCCGCGCTTTTATGCCGATCCGCTGTCGGCCGGTGGCGGCCTCGGCACCATCAAGGCCTTTCGCGATCCCGGCTATCTGCTCGATCCGGTGACCGGCGAGCATTGGCTGCTGTTCACCGGATCGCTGGCCACCTCGCAATCTGCCTATAATGGCGTGATCGGCGCGGCGCGCGCCAAGCCCGACGCCCTCGGCCAGTGGGAGGTGACCGCGCCGATCATCAGCGCCGATGGCCTCAACAATGAGCTGGAGCGGCCGCACATCGTGCTGGCCAATGGACTTTACTATCTGTTCTGGTCCACACAGACCCATGTGTTCAACCCGGAAGCCCCCCGCGCGCCGACCGGCCTGTACGGCATGGTGTCCGGGCAGATCACGCACGGGTGGAAACCCTTGAACGGTTCCGGCCTCGTCATCGCCAACCCGCCGGAAGCACCGCGTCAGGCTTATAGCTGGCTGGTGCTGCCCGATCTCTCCGTCACGGCCTTCGCGGACGATTGGGGCCGTGGCGAGGCTGCCGAAGGCGCCAAGCGCTTTGCCGGCACCTTCGCGCCGTTCCTTCGCCTCGCCTTGGATGGCGAGACGACGCGGATTATCGACTGA
- a CDS encoding ROK family protein translates to MSSARLAGVELGGTKTFVLLAQGDRIVERVRIPTTQPDETLAAANAQLRAWHADAPIAAIGIASFGPIALSRKSDNFGHMLPTPKPGWAGADIAGGLTRRIDCPMAIDTDVNGAALAEHRWGGGRDLDCFWYITIGTGLGGGLLVDGKPVHGAMHPEIGHIHVRRAAGDSFAGACPFHGDCIEGLVSGPALAARFGTNPEHVADDDPRWNFVASDLAQLAATLFLTTAAERILLGGTVATSRAALLPAVRTTLLRDLGGYLPFLTQETVEQRLCLAGLGDEAGPLGAIALAMAALQG, encoded by the coding sequence ATGTCGAGCGCGCGCCTTGCCGGGGTCGAGCTGGGTGGGACGAAGACCTTCGTCCTGCTCGCTCAAGGTGATCGCATCGTCGAGCGGGTTCGCATTCCGACCACCCAGCCGGACGAGACGCTGGCCGCCGCCAACGCACAATTGCGCGCTTGGCACGCGGATGCGCCAATCGCGGCGATCGGCATCGCATCTTTCGGCCCCATCGCTCTGTCCCGCAAATCCGATAATTTCGGCCATATGCTGCCCACTCCCAAGCCTGGCTGGGCGGGCGCCGACATTGCCGGCGGACTGACGCGCCGCATCGATTGCCCGATGGCCATCGACACGGATGTCAACGGCGCGGCCTTGGCTGAGCATCGCTGGGGCGGCGGCCGCGATCTCGATTGCTTTTGGTACATCACCATCGGCACCGGGCTCGGCGGCGGCCTGCTCGTTGACGGCAAGCCGGTGCACGGCGCCATGCACCCGGAAATCGGCCACATCCATGTGCGGCGCGCGGCAGGCGACAGCTTTGCCGGGGCCTGCCCCTTCCATGGCGATTGCATCGAAGGACTGGTGAGCGGCCCCGCCCTCGCCGCCCGCTTCGGCACGAATCCCGAGCATGTCGCCGATGACGATCCGCGCTGGAATTTCGTGGCGTCAGACCTCGCGCAACTAGCCGCCACATTGTTCCTCACCACGGCTGCGGAGCGCATCCTGCTGGGCGGCACCGTCGCCACCAGCCGCGCTGCGCTCCTGCCAGCCGTGCGCACCACATTGCTGCGAGATCTGGGCGGCTATCTGCCCTTCCTGACGCAGGAGACGGTCGAGCAACGTTTGTGCCTCGCAGGCCTCGGCGACGAAGCCGGCCCGCTGGGCGCCATCGCGCTGGCCATGGCCGCGCTGCAGGGCTGA
- a CDS encoding MarR family winged helix-turn-helix transcriptional regulator gives MSNAPSSPAASPLFLREEEIRRGIELLQFGHMAFAQAMDPILDEHRLGRAHQRALYFIARRPNLSVSALIALLGVTKQSLGRVLDELIERELLVVNKGDRDRRQKLLKLTPGGQAIEQALFDAVRERFAAAYSAAGQSSVTGFWRVLESLLDPETQRLVAALQIAR, from the coding sequence ATGAGCAACGCCCCATCCAGTCCCGCAGCCTCCCCCCTGTTCCTGCGCGAGGAGGAAATCCGTCGCGGGATCGAGCTGCTGCAATTTGGTCATATGGCGTTCGCACAGGCCATGGACCCAATTCTGGATGAGCATCGGCTCGGCCGCGCGCATCAACGGGCGCTCTACTTCATCGCGCGGCGGCCCAATCTCAGTGTGTCGGCGCTCATCGCGCTGCTGGGCGTGACCAAGCAGTCGCTGGGGCGCGTGCTCGATGAGCTGATCGAGCGCGAGTTGCTCGTCGTCAACAAAGGCGACCGCGACCGCCGTCAGAAGCTGCTGAAACTGACGCCTGGCGGGCAGGCCATCGAGCAGGCGTTGTTCGATGCCGTGCGCGAGCGGTTTGCAGCGGCCTATTCGGCAGCGGGGCAATCCTCCGTCACCGGCTTCTGGCGGGTGCTGGAAAGCCTGCTCGATCCTGAAACGCAGCGACTGGTCGCCGCCCTGCAAATCGCGCGCTGA
- a CDS encoding pyrroline-5-carboxylate reductase family protein produces MAKPEAGPMWPSHLLLLGCGNMAGAMLLRWLDEGLPAERVTVVRPSGKAVAPGVRVLTALDGPVEGDTLVMLGCKPQQLADVAGATAPLLGPETALLSILAGVPIARIRGAFPAVQSIVRCMPNLPVRVGKGVSILKVEDAADGRARDLVGAMCSRLGLVEWLDDEQLFDAATALAGCGPAFVYRFIDALADAGAELGLAPDAAARMALKTVEGAALSAAAADRPPADLADAVASKGGMTREGLDVLDRSDGLAPLVMETLKAARDRGAVLAALSTKAS; encoded by the coding sequence ATGGCGAAGCCTGAGGCTGGCCCGATGTGGCCTTCGCACCTTCTTCTGCTGGGTTGCGGCAACATGGCCGGGGCCATGCTGCTGCGCTGGCTCGACGAGGGCCTGCCCGCGGAGCGCGTGACGGTCGTGCGCCCCAGCGGCAAGGCGGTTGCGCCGGGCGTGCGGGTTCTGACCGCGCTCGATGGGCCGGTGGAGGGTGACACGCTGGTGATGCTCGGCTGCAAGCCGCAGCAGCTGGCGGACGTCGCCGGGGCAACGGCACCGCTTCTTGGGCCTGAGACGGCACTGCTTTCGATCCTCGCCGGCGTGCCGATCGCGCGCATTCGGGGTGCTTTCCCGGCCGTCCAGTCGATTGTCCGGTGCATGCCCAATCTGCCCGTTCGGGTCGGCAAGGGTGTCAGTATTCTCAAGGTGGAAGACGCGGCTGACGGACGGGCGCGCGATCTGGTCGGTGCCATGTGCAGTCGCCTTGGTCTGGTCGAATGGCTGGACGATGAGCAACTGTTCGATGCCGCGACAGCGCTCGCAGGCTGCGGCCCGGCCTTCGTCTATCGCTTCATCGATGCGTTGGCTGACGCCGGCGCCGAACTCGGCCTCGCGCCGGATGCGGCCGCGCGCATGGCGCTCAAGACCGTGGAAGGCGCCGCGTTGAGCGCAGCGGCGGCGGATCGCCCGCCCGCCGATCTGGCGGATGCGGTGGCAAGCAAGGGCGGCATGACCCGCGAAGGGCTGGACGTGCTGGATCGGTCTGACGGCCTCGCTCCGCTCGTCATGGAGACGCTGAAGGCTGCGCGGGACCGGGGTGCAGTTCTCGCTGCCTTGTCCACCAAGGCCAGCTGA
- a CDS encoding YbjN domain-containing protein — protein MIDRDEFTGGEQEAEPIDMLAAYFEAHDWPFEHVGEDELVARHRGSWTEYEVRAIWRDDDMVLQLLVLPDIRVADDKRLAICETIALINEQLWLGHFELWSASSTLLFRHGALLGPSGSLTLDQAQLLVESAIDECERFYPVFQFVLWGGKNPAEAMAASLIETHGEA, from the coding sequence ATGATCGACCGGGATGAATTTACAGGCGGCGAGCAGGAAGCCGAGCCGATCGACATGCTGGCGGCCTATTTCGAGGCGCATGACTGGCCCTTCGAGCATGTCGGCGAGGACGAGCTGGTCGCTCGCCATCGTGGCAGCTGGACCGAATATGAGGTCCGGGCGATCTGGCGTGACGATGACATGGTGCTGCAGCTTCTCGTGCTGCCGGACATTCGCGTCGCCGATGATAAGCGTCTGGCGATCTGCGAAACCATCGCCCTTATCAACGAGCAGCTTTGGCTGGGCCATTTCGAGCTGTGGTCGGCGAGTAGCACGCTGCTGTTCCGTCATGGCGCCTTGCTCGGCCCCAGCGGATCGCTGACGCTCGATCAGGCGCAGTTGCTGGTGGAAAGCGCAATCGACGAGTGCGAGCGCTTCTACCCCGTCTTCCAGTTCGTGCTGTGGGGCGGCAAGAATCCCGCTGAAGCCATGGCCGCCAGCCTGATCGAGACGCATGGCGAAGCCTGA
- a CDS encoding accessory factor UbiK family protein, which translates to MQSENRFFDDLSKIINGAAGTVAGVGREFESNARERAREWIGGLDFVSREEFEAVKAMAAQAREQVEALEARLAALEGGASKAGKPSDKAAS; encoded by the coding sequence ATGCAAAGTGAAAACCGCTTTTTCGACGACCTGTCCAAGATCATCAACGGCGCGGCCGGGACCGTTGCTGGGGTGGGGCGCGAGTTTGAGAGCAACGCCCGGGAGCGCGCGCGCGAGTGGATCGGCGGGCTCGATTTCGTAAGCCGCGAAGAGTTCGAGGCGGTCAAGGCCATGGCTGCGCAGGCGCGTGAGCAGGTCGAAGCACTCGAGGCGCGGCTGGCTGCGCTGGAGGGCGGTGCGTCCAAGGCCGGCAAGCCGTCGGACAAGGCCGCAAGCTGA
- a CDS encoding TspO/MBR family protein — protein MNQIASRSQLRMSFLRWALVTIPAIEFLGFVSGYLSNSGYDNRWFDALSKPALVPPGWVFGTVWPTLYLLMALALAMILHARGARGRGLAITLFIVQLCINLVWSPLFFGAHQATLAFYLILVILVLATITTILFGRIRSVAAWLMVPYLCWLGFASGLAFDIDRMNPDAETLVPAAVRTQI, from the coding sequence GTGAACCAGATTGCATCGCGAAGTCAGTTGCGGATGTCCTTCCTCCGCTGGGCGCTTGTCACCATCCCCGCCATCGAGTTTCTCGGCTTTGTGTCGGGCTATCTGTCCAACAGCGGTTATGACAATCGCTGGTTCGATGCGCTGAGCAAACCGGCATTGGTGCCGCCCGGCTGGGTGTTCGGCACGGTGTGGCCGACCCTCTATCTGCTCATGGCCCTGGCGCTGGCGATGATCCTTCACGCGCGCGGCGCGAGGGGGCGGGGGCTTGCCATCACGCTCTTCATCGTCCAGCTCTGCATCAACCTCGTCTGGTCGCCCTTGTTCTTCGGCGCGCATCAGGCGACGCTGGCTTTCTATCTGATCCTCGTCATTCTCGTGCTGGCGACGATCACCACGATCCTCTTCGGGCGGATTCGGTCTGTCGCGGCGTGGCTGATGGTGCCCTATCTTTGCTGGTTGGGCTTTGCGAGCGGGCTCGCCTTCGATATCGACCGGATGAACCCGGATGCCGAAACCCTTGTTCCGGCCGCCGTGCGTACCCAAATCTAG
- a CDS encoding TlyA family RNA methyltransferase — protein sequence MAKKRLDQLLVERGLAESRTRAQALIMSGNVLVGDKPVDKAGQAVPEEAEIVLKGRDHPWVSRGGLKLAHALEAFGIDVTGLVAMDVGSSTGGFTDVLLTRGAARVYAIDSGTNQLAWKLRQDPRVIVHEQTSARILTASHVPEPMDIIVCDASFISLAKVLERPLTFAAPAARLVALIKPQFEAGREEVGKGGVVRDPEVHARVCAEVEAWLAAQTGWQVTGLTTSPITGPEGNVEFLIAGARVPG from the coding sequence ATGGCCAAGAAGCGCCTCGATCAATTGCTCGTCGAGCGCGGCCTTGCCGAGAGCCGCACCCGCGCGCAGGCGCTCATCATGAGCGGCAATGTGCTGGTCGGCGACAAGCCTGTGGACAAGGCGGGGCAGGCGGTGCCGGAGGAGGCGGAGATCGTCCTCAAGGGGCGGGATCACCCCTGGGTCTCGCGTGGCGGCCTCAAGCTGGCGCACGCGCTGGAGGCGTTTGGCATCGATGTGACCGGGCTGGTGGCAATGGACGTAGGCAGCTCCACGGGCGGCTTTACCGACGTTCTGCTCACCCGTGGCGCAGCGCGGGTCTACGCCATCGACAGCGGCACCAACCAGCTTGCGTGGAAGCTGCGGCAAGACCCCCGCGTCATCGTCCACGAGCAGACCAGCGCGCGCATTCTGACGGCCTCCCATGTGCCCGAGCCGATGGACATCATCGTCTGCGATGCCAGCTTCATCAGTCTCGCCAAGGTGCTGGAGCGCCCGCTGACCTTTGCGGCGCCAGCCGCCCGGCTCGTCGCGCTCATCAAACCGCAGTTCGAGGCGGGGCGCGAAGAGGTCGGCAAGGGCGGCGTGGTGCGCGATCCCGAGGTTCACGCCCGCGTCTGTGCGGAAGTGGAGGCCTGGCTGGCGGCGCAAACGGGATGGCAGGTCACCGGCCTCACCACCAGCCCGATCACGGGGCCGGAAGGCAATGTGGAGTTCCTGATTGCCGGCGCACGCGTGCCAGGATGA